The Hemibagrus wyckioides isolate EC202008001 linkage group LG25, SWU_Hwy_1.0, whole genome shotgun sequence genome has a segment encoding these proteins:
- the prdx6 gene encoding peroxiredoxin-6 translates to MPGVLLGDVFPNFEADTTIGKIKFHDFLGDSWGILFSHPRDFTPVCTTELACAARLSDEFNKRGVKMIALSIDSVADHSAWSKDVVALHSETAANPLPFPIIADDKRELSVLLGMLDPDERDKDGMPLTARCVFVVGPDKRLKLSILYPATTGRNFTEILRVIDSLQLTANKKVATPVDWKPGEEVMVIPSLSDEEAKKLFPAGFTTKELPSGKKYLRYTPQP, encoded by the exons ATGCCTGGGGTCTTGCTAGGAGACGTCTTTCCTAACTTTGAAGCGGACACGACTATCGGCAAGATCAAATTTCACGATTTTTTGGGCGACTC ATGGGGAATCCTGTTCTCTCACCCACGTGACTTCACCCCTGTGTGCACAACCGAGCTGGCCTGTGCTGCTAGGCTCAGCGACGAGTTTAATAAGCGCGGTGTGAAGATGATTGCCCTGTCTATAGACAGCGTGGCGGACCACAGTGCATGGAGCAAG gaTGTGGTGGCACTTCACTCAGAAACAGCAGCCAATCCTCTGCCATTCCCCATTATTGCCGATGACAAGCGGGAACTCTCAGTTCTCCTGGGAATGCTGGACCCTGATGAGAGGGACAAAGATGGCATGCCTCTAACTGCCCGCTGT GTGTTTGTTGTTGGGCCTGATAAGAGGCTGAAGCTGTCCATCCTTTATCCTGCCACCACAGGGCGCAATTTCACCGAAATCCTTCGAGTCATCGACTCTCTGCAGCTGACGGCGAACAAAAAGGTGGCTACACCCGTGGACTGGAAG CCTGGAGAGGAAGTGATGGTcatcccctctctctcagacGAAGAGGCCAAGAAGCTTTTCCCTGCTGGATTCACCACCAAGGAATTGCCTTCTGGGAAAAAATACCTGCGCTATACCCCACAGCCATAA